Proteins encoded together in one Orrella marina window:
- a CDS encoding MFS transporter: protein MTTHTANPQQTSRIILLLALAAFSSTSAFRVLDPALPQLAQEYSVSTGEAADVVKVFALAYGVLQFFYGPMGDRFGKFRTLAWATLACALGNVLVALAGNFDVLLLGRIMSGATAAAIVPLSMAWIGDHVPYDQRQATLAQFMTGTILGMTSGLVLGGLFTDTLGWRASFWFLALVYTVIGLLLLSQLSKVPESVSTNNNRLQVIGPIMQVLKTPWARVILVVVLLEGALVFGVMSFVPSYLQLRHGVSSTMAGLITSLFGLGSLIYVARARWLVAKLGEARMVWIGGWAMGSGYLLYTLGFHWSIGVVASIACGFSYYLVHAVLQTNATQMVPEFRATAVSLFASFLFSGQAIGVALGALIVDHIGIIWVIASGAMMMPFLGMYMGWRLKQRPAQSG, encoded by the coding sequence ATGACAACCCATACTGCCAATCCTCAGCAGACAAGCCGTATCATACTTTTACTGGCGCTTGCAGCGTTCTCCAGTACCAGTGCTTTCAGAGTACTGGACCCTGCTTTGCCACAACTGGCTCAAGAGTACTCGGTGTCCACCGGAGAGGCTGCAGACGTTGTCAAGGTCTTTGCGCTAGCTTACGGCGTTCTACAGTTCTTCTATGGACCGATGGGTGACCGGTTTGGTAAGTTTCGTACCCTGGCGTGGGCAACACTGGCGTGTGCCCTTGGAAATGTCCTGGTCGCTTTAGCTGGAAATTTTGATGTGCTTCTGCTCGGTAGAATCATGTCGGGTGCGACTGCGGCAGCGATTGTTCCGTTGTCTATGGCGTGGATTGGAGACCATGTGCCCTACGATCAGCGTCAGGCAACGCTTGCACAGTTCATGACAGGCACCATTCTTGGCATGACCTCCGGCCTGGTGCTCGGTGGATTATTTACCGACACGCTAGGTTGGCGTGCGAGCTTCTGGTTTCTTGCTCTTGTTTATACCGTCATCGGATTGTTGCTCCTGAGCCAACTTTCAAAGGTACCGGAGAGTGTCAGTACAAACAATAACCGTCTTCAGGTTATCGGGCCGATCATGCAGGTCTTGAAGACGCCTTGGGCAAGAGTGATTTTAGTCGTGGTTCTCCTCGAGGGTGCACTCGTTTTTGGCGTGATGTCGTTTGTTCCTTCATATCTTCAGCTCCGACACGGCGTGTCCTCGACCATGGCCGGACTGATCACTAGTCTGTTCGGGTTGGGGTCATTGATCTACGTTGCGCGCGCAAGGTGGCTGGTCGCAAAACTTGGCGAAGCACGTATGGTCTGGATTGGTGGATGGGCGATGGGTTCTGGCTATCTGCTCTACACCCTCGGATTCCACTGGTCGATTGGTGTGGTGGCCAGTATCGCCTGCGGGTTCTCGTATTACCTTGTACACGCTGTTTTGCAGACAAATGCAACCCAGATGGTTCCCGAGTTCAGGGCAACGGCCGTTTCCTTGTTTGCCTCCTTTCTCTTTTCCGGTCAGGCAATCGGCGTGGCGCTGGGGGCCTTGATTGTCGATCACATTGGCATCATCTGGGTGATTGCATCGGGTGCAATGATGATGCCATTTCTGGGTATGTACATGGGCTGGCGTCTCAAGCAGCGTCCAGCCCAGTCCGGTTAA
- a CDS encoding MFS transporter — translation MNPTSRVVVILAIAAFASTSAFRVLDPAIPQLAEEFNVTTGRAGDGVMWFALAYGIAQFFYGPLGDRFGKFRVLTLATVASAAGSLVVALAPTFEMVLFGRFLSGATGAAIIPLALAWIGDHVPYEQRQATLSRFILGNIIGITSGLWIGGFFADVTGWRGAALFLVGLYLVVGALLYSQRKHVDEVPSAFAKIDFFQPLAEVFRTKWAWVILTAVMFEGALVFGSVAYVPAYLQYTYDISPTRAGVVTSLFAAGALTYVASAKWLIGSLGEFRMAMTGGAVLAVSYIIYLFGPTWQWALLAGALCGLGYYFLHAVLQARATQMVEHARATAVSMFACFMFVGQAVGIVLGSMLVDAFGLRALLWVSVVALPLLGIWFGLKLRQYMSQTQLRSQS, via the coding sequence ATGAATCCAACCTCTCGTGTGGTCGTGATTCTGGCGATTGCTGCGTTTGCCAGCACGTCGGCGTTTCGCGTGCTGGACCCGGCGATACCTCAACTTGCTGAAGAGTTCAATGTCACCACAGGACGAGCTGGTGACGGAGTCATGTGGTTTGCGCTGGCGTACGGGATCGCGCAGTTCTTCTACGGGCCGCTAGGCGATCGTTTTGGAAAGTTTCGAGTCCTTACCCTCGCGACTGTGGCAAGTGCTGCTGGAAGCCTGGTTGTCGCACTGGCGCCGACATTCGAGATGGTACTGTTTGGGCGCTTCCTGTCGGGCGCGACCGGTGCGGCGATCATACCGTTGGCGCTCGCATGGATCGGGGATCACGTTCCTTACGAACAACGCCAGGCAACACTCTCGCGATTCATTTTAGGGAACATTATCGGAATCACGTCCGGGCTTTGGATCGGCGGCTTCTTTGCTGATGTTACGGGGTGGAGGGGAGCGGCTTTGTTTCTGGTCGGTCTGTATCTTGTTGTAGGTGCGCTTCTGTACAGTCAGCGTAAGCACGTCGATGAGGTGCCTTCTGCCTTTGCGAAGATTGACTTCTTTCAGCCGCTGGCAGAGGTGTTTCGGACGAAATGGGCGTGGGTGATCCTGACAGCAGTGATGTTTGAAGGAGCGCTTGTATTTGGGTCGGTGGCCTATGTCCCAGCGTATTTACAGTACACCTATGACATTTCACCGACCAGGGCGGGTGTCGTTACCAGCCTGTTTGCTGCGGGTGCATTGACATACGTTGCCAGTGCGAAGTGGCTCATCGGATCACTAGGTGAGTTCAGGATGGCGATGACCGGCGGTGCTGTCCTCGCGGTTAGTTACATAATCTATTTGTTTGGCCCAACCTGGCAGTGGGCGCTGCTTGCGGGTGCTCTTTGTGGACTAGGATACTATTTTTTGCATGCTGTTCTGCAGGCACGGGCAACCCAGATGGTCGAGCATGCAAGGGCGACTGCCGTTTCTATGTTTGCCTGTTTCATGTTTGTCGGACAGGCAGTTGGTATTGTGCTCGGTTCGATGCTCGTTGATGCGTTTGGTCTGCGTGCATTGCTCTGGGTTTCAGTAGTGGCACTGCCTTTGCTAGGAATATGGTTTGGACTCAAGCTCAGGCAGTACATGAGTCAGACCCAACTTAGAAGTCAATCATGA